The Chryseolinea soli genome contains a region encoding:
- a CDS encoding DUF4159 domain-containing protein encodes MVTTRVRFALLFLVSLGTFGVQAQLRMKVAKLKYNGGGDWYANKTALPNLIKFSNTEIGTLLDPEEDDVEVGSRDIFLYPYIYMTGHGNVVFSDAEAANLRKYLTAGGFLHIDDNYGLDKFIRLELKKVFPELELIELPFDHPIYHQKFDFPKGLPKIHEHDGKPAQGFGLIYEGRLVVFYSYECDLGNGWEDQRIHNDPEEKRTQALRMGANILSYCFTHSM; translated from the coding sequence ATGGTAACAACCCGTGTAAGATTTGCGCTCCTGTTCCTTGTTTCCCTGGGCACTTTTGGCGTTCAAGCCCAATTGCGCATGAAAGTGGCCAAACTCAAATACAACGGAGGCGGTGACTGGTATGCGAACAAGACGGCACTCCCCAACCTGATCAAGTTTTCCAACACCGAGATCGGTACCCTGCTTGACCCGGAAGAAGACGATGTAGAAGTCGGCAGCCGCGATATTTTTCTTTATCCTTACATCTATATGACCGGCCACGGCAACGTGGTGTTCTCCGATGCCGAAGCCGCCAACCTGCGCAAGTATCTCACCGCCGGGGGCTTCCTGCACATCGATGACAATTACGGACTCGACAAATTCATCCGCCTGGAATTAAAAAAAGTGTTCCCCGAACTGGAGCTCATCGAGTTGCCGTTCGACCATCCCATCTATCATCAGAAATTCGATTTCCCAAAAGGCCTGCCCAAGATCCACGAGCACGACGGCAAACCCGCACAAGGCTTTGGCCTGATCTATGAAGGACGTCTCGTGGTTTTCTATTCCTACGAATGCGACCTGGGCAACGGCTGGGAAGATCAACGCATTCACAACGACCCCGAAGAAAAGCGAACGCAGGCCTTGCGCATGGGGGCCAACATCCTCAGCTATTGCTTTACCCACTCGATGTAA
- a CDS encoding FG-GAP repeat domain-containing protein, whose product MKSTTRILLAAAVVWITALSCTNQNQYEEQVARQYCGSCHLFPEPSLLPKHVWAETVMPQMALRMGVDFGKLVEIPEADRPYVLPSLPATSMVSEKEWKAIQHYFQRMAPDSLNVPPVSIADTLRQFDVTALSLSSLGQPMATLVKVDTVRDRIFIGGRHGVLHEFDTKFQWKATHPLSSPPSQLLLSEKEDPLVLQMGIMDPNDQALGSVAQWHEGTQTFTTLIDSLQRPVYLERVDLNQDAKKDLVICSFGNYTGSLDVYETLDSGKYKRHILQNLPGARKVVVRDFDNNGLPDVMALMTQGDERVIVLLNQGNFRFRIVTLLRFPPVYGSSYFDVADFNHDGKMDILYANGDNADYSTTLKPYHGVRIFLNDGSNRFTESWFYPLNGVGQAEAVDFDKDGDLDIVAIAFFPDFRHHPEQGFVYFENTGHDFKPSITHLATQGRWLVMEIADLDHDRDDDVVVGALDFPGTVPERLMTQWMKRDVWVLLLRNKLH is encoded by the coding sequence GTGAAGTCCACCACACGCATACTCCTGGCCGCAGCCGTGGTTTGGATCACCGCTCTTTCGTGCACCAATCAAAACCAATACGAGGAACAAGTGGCGCGGCAATATTGCGGCAGTTGTCATTTGTTTCCCGAACCTTCCCTCCTTCCCAAGCATGTGTGGGCAGAAACCGTTATGCCGCAGATGGCCTTGCGCATGGGGGTTGACTTTGGAAAGCTGGTGGAAATACCAGAAGCCGACCGCCCTTACGTACTACCTTCCTTGCCAGCAACTTCCATGGTGTCTGAAAAGGAATGGAAGGCCATCCAACATTATTTCCAGCGCATGGCCCCGGATTCGCTCAACGTGCCGCCGGTGAGCATAGCCGATACGTTGCGTCAGTTCGATGTCACAGCTTTGTCTCTTTCCAGCCTTGGCCAGCCCATGGCCACGCTGGTGAAAGTGGACACCGTAAGGGATCGCATCTTTATCGGCGGCCGGCATGGTGTGTTACACGAATTTGATACGAAGTTTCAGTGGAAGGCTACTCACCCGCTGAGCAGCCCACCGTCACAACTGCTGCTGTCGGAAAAAGAAGATCCGCTCGTGTTGCAAATGGGCATCATGGATCCCAATGATCAGGCGCTGGGTTCGGTTGCCCAGTGGCATGAGGGGACGCAGACCTTCACGACCTTGATCGATTCGCTGCAACGGCCGGTCTATCTCGAGCGTGTTGATCTGAACCAGGATGCGAAGAAAGATCTCGTGATCTGCTCTTTTGGAAATTATACCGGCTCGCTCGACGTCTATGAGACGTTGGACAGCGGAAAATATAAACGTCACATCCTGCAAAACCTGCCCGGCGCACGCAAAGTGGTGGTGCGCGACTTCGACAACAATGGGCTCCCCGATGTGATGGCCCTGATGACGCAAGGCGACGAACGGGTCATCGTGTTATTGAACCAGGGCAATTTCCGGTTTCGCATCGTCACTTTGCTGCGCTTTCCTCCCGTATATGGATCGAGTTACTTTGACGTAGCGGATTTCAACCACGACGGCAAAATGGACATCCTCTATGCCAACGGCGACAACGCCGACTATTCCACGACGCTCAAACCCTATCATGGCGTGAGGATCTTTCTAAACGACGGCTCGAATCGTTTTACAGAATCCTGGTTTTACCCCCTCAACGGCGTAGGCCAGGCCGAAGCCGTCGACTTCGACAAAGACGGCGACCTCGACATTGTCGCCATTGCCTTCTTTCCCGACTTTCGACATCACCCGGAACAAGGATTTGTTTACTTTGAAAACACGGGCCATGATTTTAAACCATCCATCACCCATCTGGCCACGCAAGGCCGCTGGCTCGTCATGGAAATAGCCGACCTCGACCACGATCGCGACGACGATGTGGTGGTTGGTGCACTGGATTTTCCGGGCACCGTTCCCGAAAGGTTGATGACACAATGGATGAAACGCGACGTTTGGGTTCTTCTTCTCCGAAATAAATTGCATTGA
- a CDS encoding FUSC family protein yields the protein MLNGNDYLKEVQKFTTSQYWSTGVRITAGVMVPTLIFAENDWLITGLPFLWGALFASLTDAPGPIHHRRNGLLASVALNAFTALVTLLLRDHQALLLIEVMVFCFLYSLLGVYGARAGAVGTLALIILLLNLVPSHVPQNSFYVAALIAAGGIWYTLFSLLLYRLRPYRLAEQAIGEMLIAVADFIRARGALYKDGADIRHSFTLVMEEQIKVMKSQDQTRELLFKTRQFVMDASPKSRSLMMIFLDAVDLFEHSISSYQDYGELHKNLDGTGLLNKFYGAILQVAAALEYIGITIQRGATVRRELDLISITSALQDALREHQQSTVDPEVQSSLHALEKTLFNIQNIVNRLHRLVMYTRLQVEINKTDTGKESDKAIVGHPIDWQTFRENLTLQSNDFRHAVRLTLAILVGFSVSAFLSLQHTYWVLLTIVTILKPVYTVSRKRNAQRLLGTLGGAIVATGILFVIRGNTALLVIMILCMLISYSLLRLNYFGFVLFLTIYIVITFHFLYPVDLNTLVKERMLDTLIGSIIAAIASRYVLPTWGRQEIDKNMREMLLANQAFFAATWQFLLNPTSSRHAYKTARQEALVNLTNLSDNFQRILAEPKTLDQSTHIHQFVIANHMLTGHITSLATDKSFNVAVNRQELESLAQAIERELQHAAQLSEKKNKYDLEMEGVAHNPVIANQALNPLSIIYSLVRDIRQITEKVNREN from the coding sequence ATGCTCAACGGCAACGACTATTTAAAAGAAGTACAGAAGTTCACCACCAGCCAATACTGGAGCACCGGCGTGCGCATCACGGCCGGGGTAATGGTGCCCACGTTGATCTTTGCCGAGAACGATTGGTTGATCACCGGTCTTCCGTTTCTCTGGGGCGCCCTGTTCGCCAGTCTCACCGACGCCCCCGGACCCATCCACCACCGGCGCAACGGCCTGTTGGCATCGGTTGCCTTGAATGCGTTCACGGCGCTGGTAACCTTGTTGCTGCGCGATCACCAGGCGCTGCTATTAATAGAGGTGATGGTGTTCTGCTTTCTCTATTCGTTGCTGGGAGTATATGGCGCCCGCGCGGGGGCCGTAGGAACGTTGGCCCTGATCATTCTTCTATTGAACCTCGTGCCGAGCCATGTGCCGCAAAACAGCTTCTATGTGGCGGCCCTGATCGCCGCCGGCGGGATCTGGTACACGCTGTTCAGTTTGCTGCTCTACCGGCTGCGACCCTACCGGCTGGCCGAGCAAGCCATAGGGGAGATGCTCATCGCCGTGGCCGACTTTATCCGGGCCCGTGGCGCACTGTATAAAGACGGCGCCGACATTCGCCACAGCTTTACGTTGGTGATGGAAGAACAGATCAAGGTCATGAAGAGCCAGGATCAAACCCGCGAGCTGCTCTTCAAGACCCGTCAGTTCGTGATGGACGCCAGCCCCAAAAGCCGCAGCCTCATGATGATCTTCCTCGACGCTGTCGATCTTTTCGAGCATTCCATATCGTCCTACCAGGACTATGGCGAGCTTCATAAAAATCTCGACGGCACCGGTCTGCTCAATAAATTTTATGGCGCCATCCTGCAAGTGGCGGCCGCCTTGGAGTACATCGGCATCACCATTCAGCGGGGCGCCACCGTGCGGCGCGAGCTTGACTTGATTTCCATCACCAGCGCCCTGCAGGATGCCCTGCGCGAACACCAGCAAAGCACCGTCGACCCAGAAGTGCAAAGCAGCCTGCATGCGCTGGAGAAAACGCTTTTCAATATTCAAAACATCGTGAACCGCCTGCACCGGCTGGTCATGTACACACGGCTGCAAGTAGAGATCAACAAGACCGACACGGGGAAGGAAAGCGACAAGGCCATCGTCGGGCATCCCATCGACTGGCAAACGTTTCGCGAGAACCTGACGCTGCAATCCAACGACTTTCGTCATGCGGTGCGGCTCACGCTGGCCATCCTGGTGGGCTTCAGTGTCTCCGCCTTCCTGTCGTTGCAACATACCTATTGGGTTTTGCTAACGATCGTCACCATTCTAAAACCGGTGTACACCGTATCGCGAAAGCGCAATGCGCAACGCCTTTTGGGCACGCTGGGTGGCGCGATCGTAGCGACGGGTATCCTCTTCGTCATCCGGGGCAACACGGCGCTGCTGGTCATCATGATCCTTTGCATGTTGATAAGCTACAGTTTGCTCCGCCTCAATTATTTTGGGTTTGTGTTGTTCCTCACCATTTATATCGTGATCACGTTTCATTTCCTCTATCCCGTTGACCTGAACACGCTGGTGAAGGAACGGATGTTGGATACGTTGATCGGGTCCATCATTGCGGCCATCGCCTCGCGTTATGTTTTACCTACGTGGGGGCGCCAGGAAATTGACAAGAACATGCGCGAAATGCTGTTGGCCAACCAGGCTTTCTTCGCCGCTACCTGGCAATTTCTCTTGAATCCCACCTCTTCACGCCATGCCTATAAGACCGCGCGACAAGAGGCATTGGTAAACCTCACGAACTTATCCGATAATTTTCAACGCATCCTGGCCGAACCCAAAACGCTGGACCAGTCCACGCACATCCACCAGTTTGTCATTGCCAACCATATGCTTACCGGCCACATCACGTCGCTGGCAACCGACAAGTCGTTCAATGTTGCCGTGAACCGGCAGGAGTTGGAGAGCCTGGCGCAGGCCATTGAAAGAGAGTTGCAGCACGCTGCGCAGCTTTCGGAGAAGAAAAATAAATACGATCTCGAGATGGAGGGTGTTGCGCATAACCCCGTGATCGCCAACCAGGCGTTGAACCCGCTCTCCATTATCTATTCCCTGGTGCGCGACATCCGGCAGATCACTGAAAAAGTGAACCGGGAGAACTAG
- a CDS encoding BlaI/MecI/CopY family transcriptional regulator, with protein sequence MKELTKAEDQVMQILWKLEKGFVKDIVEEMPEPKPAYNTISTIVRILETKGFVDHKAYGKTHEYFPLITKEKYTKFYLNNLLKGYFNGSFQNLVSFFAKENKLDAKEIEKILHELKNK encoded by the coding sequence ATCAAGGAACTGACCAAAGCCGAGGATCAGGTGATGCAGATTTTGTGGAAACTCGAAAAAGGGTTTGTGAAAGACATCGTGGAAGAGATGCCGGAACCCAAGCCTGCCTACAATACCATCTCCACGATCGTACGCATCCTGGAAACGAAGGGCTTTGTCGATCACAAAGCGTATGGAAAAACGCATGAATATTTTCCGCTGATCACCAAAGAGAAGTACACCAAGTTCTATTTGAACAATCTTCTCAAGGGCTATTTCAACGGATCGTTTCAAAACCTCGTGTCCTTCTTTGCGAAGGAAAATAAACTGGACGCCAAGGAGATCGAGAAGATCCTTCATGAACTAAAAAATAAATAA
- a CDS encoding M56 family metallopeptidase, producing MNGYINYLLEANFGLLLFLVLYVLLLNRETDFSFKRKYLLVSLIVSVLFPLLKISGEQGAIPSISQLIPTYWLPEIVVTDGLPRASAEAAPLNFWPIVFWIYAAGIIFFALRLIVQGWQLVRYIRRAHVYSESGKYRVVEMQEAFPSFSFFHHIFIGHAGDLTAEDKALIIRHESVHADHFHSVDVLLLEVLRIAFWFNPLLLLYKKMFINLHEYQADAEAVEDHDVNQYCNLLAKVALMSADFKLANHFNQSLTLKRIIMMKSIKKKMRVWKIAAVALIMAGFFFTVACQDQVVSEATDIAKSSTVALDIPEEVQRTFEKMQKEKPNTKFIVVEVDEAGQAKLESMKPVMNELKQAGDKVIASMNVITPTAKPSEPVRTFVIVEFKNELQQIGENSKNGDVYTIVEESASPVGGFESVAKLIAANLQYPAEARMKGIEGTVFVTFIVNKDGSLSDFEVKKGVDPVVDKAALEVAQMLPAWVPGKQNGKTVRQQFVLPVAFRLGPDKPKETSQIKSIDQPLKVSTNLIQEQGKNIVKGTVTDASGNPLPGTNIVIMGTTTGTSSDSQGNFSLEVGRSGQLAVSFVGFKTEFVSF from the coding sequence ATGAACGGCTATATCAATTACCTGCTGGAGGCCAACTTCGGGTTGCTGCTCTTCCTGGTTCTCTATGTCTTATTGTTGAACCGGGAAACGGATTTCTCCTTTAAGCGAAAGTACTTGCTGGTAAGTTTGATCGTGTCAGTGTTGTTTCCTTTGTTGAAAATCAGCGGCGAGCAGGGTGCCATTCCCTCGATCAGCCAGTTGATCCCCACGTATTGGCTCCCGGAAATCGTGGTCACCGACGGGCTCCCACGTGCGAGCGCTGAAGCCGCGCCGCTAAATTTCTGGCCCATCGTTTTCTGGATCTATGCCGCGGGTATTATTTTCTTTGCCCTGCGACTGATCGTGCAGGGTTGGCAGTTGGTCCGGTATATCCGGCGTGCCCATGTCTATTCTGAATCCGGTAAATACCGGGTCGTCGAAATGCAGGAAGCGTTTCCCTCCTTTTCATTTTTCCACCACATCTTCATCGGCCATGCCGGTGATCTGACGGCGGAAGACAAGGCGTTGATCATCCGCCACGAAAGCGTGCATGCCGACCATTTTCATTCGGTGGACGTGTTGTTGCTCGAGGTGTTACGGATCGCTTTCTGGTTCAACCCCCTCCTCCTGCTCTACAAAAAGATGTTTATCAATCTTCATGAATACCAAGCCGATGCCGAGGCTGTGGAAGATCATGATGTGAACCAATATTGCAATCTCCTGGCGAAGGTTGCCTTGATGTCGGCCGACTTCAAACTCGCCAATCATTTTAATCAATCACTCACCTTAAAGCGAATTATCATGATGAAATCCATCAAAAAGAAAATGCGGGTGTGGAAAATAGCGGCCGTTGCACTGATCATGGCCGGCTTCTTCTTCACCGTGGCTTGTCAGGACCAGGTTGTCAGCGAAGCCACCGACATTGCCAAGTCGTCTACCGTGGCCCTCGATATCCCCGAAGAGGTACAACGGACATTTGAGAAAATGCAAAAGGAAAAACCGAACACCAAATTCATTGTCGTCGAGGTAGACGAAGCTGGACAAGCCAAACTCGAGAGCATGAAGCCTGTGATGAACGAGCTGAAGCAAGCTGGCGACAAGGTGATTGCTTCCATGAACGTGATCACTCCAACCGCCAAGCCTTCCGAACCCGTGCGTACCTTCGTGATCGTCGAGTTCAAAAATGAGCTGCAACAGATTGGCGAAAATTCCAAAAACGGCGACGTGTACACGATAGTTGAAGAGTCAGCGAGTCCCGTGGGCGGCTTCGAATCGGTAGCCAAATTGATCGCGGCCAACCTGCAATACCCTGCCGAGGCACGGATGAAGGGAATCGAAGGAACGGTGTTCGTCACGTTCATCGTGAACAAGGATGGCTCGCTGTCGGACTTCGAAGTAAAAAAGGGCGTCGATCCTGTAGTTGACAAAGCAGCGCTGGAGGTGGCACAGATGCTTCCGGCCTGGGTCCCCGGCAAACAAAATGGCAAAACCGTGCGTCAACAATTTGTACTGCCGGTTGCCTTCCGGTTGGGGCCGGATAAACCAAAAGAGACTTCACAAATTAAATCCATTGACCAGCCGCTCAAGGTGTCGACCAACCTTATCCAGGAACAAGGCAAAAACATTGTTAAGGGAACGGTGACCGATGCTTCCGGAAATCCGCTGCCGGGCACCAATATTGTTATCATGGGCACAACAACAGGGACCTCAAGTGATAGCCAGGGAAATTTTAGTCTCGAGGTAGGCCGTTCCGGGCAACTCGCCGTGTCATTTGTGGGGTTTAAGACGGAATTTGTTTCGTTTTGA
- a CDS encoding RsiV family protein, translated as MRHLFPAIALALVVVACAKKEEKTAGDITFQNKTFRVESPGGCKTDSLQCAFYEVTYPIFTGLDTAVAIQLKRDIDRTVSMGNPEAEGKAMEQIGAEFVQDYEDFRKESPDVPGGWYYKGHVTVETLIDTLVSLSVHEEYYAGAAHGSYGVYYINVNPRTGAEFTLDHLLRHGYQEALVKAGEKAFRHVRNLADTASLNANYFEFADDKFQLNQNYGFKKEGIAFYYNNYEIAAFATGPTEILIPYEEIRDWLK; from the coding sequence ATGAGGCATCTTTTTCCCGCCATCGCGCTTGCCCTTGTTGTGGTGGCGTGCGCAAAAAAGGAAGAGAAAACAGCGGGTGACATCACGTTCCAAAACAAGACTTTTCGCGTAGAGTCGCCGGGAGGGTGCAAGACCGACTCGTTGCAATGTGCTTTTTACGAAGTGACCTACCCCATCTTTACGGGCCTCGACACCGCCGTAGCGATCCAACTCAAGAGAGACATCGACCGCACGGTGAGCATGGGCAACCCCGAGGCTGAGGGAAAGGCCATGGAGCAGATCGGCGCGGAGTTTGTCCAGGACTATGAAGACTTCCGGAAGGAATCGCCCGACGTGCCCGGGGGATGGTACTACAAGGGCCATGTAACTGTAGAAACATTGATCGATACCTTGGTGAGCCTATCGGTTCATGAAGAATACTATGCAGGTGCCGCACACGGCAGTTATGGCGTTTACTACATCAATGTGAATCCCCGGACGGGTGCAGAATTCACGCTCGACCATCTCCTTCGCCACGGCTACCAGGAAGCGTTGGTTAAAGCAGGCGAGAAAGCGTTCCGCCACGTGCGCAACCTGGCCGACACAGCCTCGCTAAACGCCAACTATTTTGAATTCGCGGACGACAAGTTTCAATTGAATCAGAACTACGGTTTTAAAAAGGAAGGGATCGCATTCTACTACAATAACTACGAGATCGCAGCCTTTGCCACGGGCCCTACAGAAATATTGATTCCTTATGAAGAAATAAGGGACTGGCTGAAGTAA
- a CDS encoding TlpA disulfide reductase family protein: protein MTTTPNAMDPIAENKNHPAKEGASNLPRLKRSAFFFLLFAISLSCSFSSKQNAEANAVGGDTWTVTVTGKVGFPQTGQIVIQEMKNGGGWQDTIQLKSNYTFSKKVPLSQPGYYKINFYGQQSIDLILYKSNVEVNVDGNDPNGFAEVKGSPEIEVIRKTQGILRSGESSPEIAKLNGDFQVAVQAHDEKKMAALQDTYMQLIKKSRDQVAELLRNEPPSLGVINLLQGGTVLDKDQYFDVYLAVADKLKKEWPNYDHAKAFVTLVNTMKTIAIGQPAPEIALPDTTGQVVKLSSMKGKYVLVDFWAKWCGPCRQENPNVVRVYNKFKDKGFTVFGVSLDRRKEDWMRAIGEDNLTWTHVSDLKYWQSEAAKTYNITGIPFSVLLDPKGVIIAKNLRGPALERKLNEIFNTPK, encoded by the coding sequence ATGACAACGACCCCCAACGCGATGGACCCCATCGCCGAAAATAAAAATCACCCTGCAAAAGAGGGTGCATCGAACCTCCCGCGTTTGAAGCGGTCGGCATTCTTTTTTCTGCTCTTTGCGATTTCACTTTCCTGCTCGTTTTCTTCGAAGCAGAACGCTGAAGCAAATGCGGTCGGCGGCGACACGTGGACAGTGACGGTGACCGGTAAGGTCGGCTTCCCGCAGACCGGCCAGATCGTGATCCAGGAAATGAAGAACGGCGGTGGCTGGCAGGATACCATCCAGTTGAAAAGCAACTATACGTTCTCTAAAAAAGTACCGTTGTCGCAACCGGGCTATTATAAGATCAACTTCTATGGCCAGCAATCCATCGACCTGATCCTGTATAAGAGCAATGTCGAAGTGAATGTGGATGGCAACGATCCAAACGGGTTTGCCGAAGTGAAAGGCTCGCCCGAGATCGAGGTGATCCGTAAGACACAAGGCATCCTGCGCAGTGGCGAATCGTCGCCTGAGATTGCCAAACTGAATGGCGACTTCCAGGTGGCCGTGCAAGCGCACGACGAAAAGAAAATGGCAGCGCTCCAGGACACCTATATGCAGCTTATAAAAAAGAGCCGCGACCAGGTGGCCGAACTGCTGCGCAACGAACCACCTTCATTGGGCGTGATCAATTTGCTGCAAGGCGGAACGGTGCTCGATAAAGATCAATACTTTGATGTCTATCTCGCCGTGGCCGACAAGCTTAAAAAAGAGTGGCCCAACTACGACCACGCCAAGGCGTTCGTTACCCTGGTGAATACCATGAAGACCATTGCCATCGGTCAACCCGCGCCTGAAATAGCGCTTCCGGATACTACCGGCCAAGTGGTGAAGCTCTCGTCGATGAAAGGCAAATATGTGCTGGTAGATTTCTGGGCAAAATGGTGTGGCCCTTGCCGCCAGGAAAACCCCAACGTGGTGCGGGTCTATAACAAGTTTAAAGATAAAGGCTTCACCGTATTTGGCGTGTCACTGGACCGTCGCAAGGAAGATTGGATGCGGGCCATTGGCGAAGACAACCTGACCTGGACGCACGTGTCGGATTTGAAATACTGGCAGTCCGAAGCAGCCAAAACGTACAACATCACCGGTATTCCTTTCTCGGTGTTGCTGGATCCCAAGGGCGTGATCATTGCCAAGAACTTGCGCGGACCCGCATTGGAGAGAAAACTGAACGAAATATTTAACACTCCGAAGTAG
- the gatB gene encoding Asp-tRNA(Asn)/Glu-tRNA(Gln) amidotransferase subunit GatB, with the protein MDKSIRDKYIAVIGLEVHAQLLTKSKIYNSDSTEYGSLPNTNVGVVTLAHPGTLPRLNKTVVEYAIKMGLACHSTITRFNIFDRKNYFYPDLPKGYQITQDRTPICVGGYVTINTKEGERNIELHRIHIEEDAGKSMHLAQETDTLVDFNRAGVPLIEIVTQPDIKTSDEAYAYLTEVRKLVRYLDICDGNMEEGSLRCDANISVMLVGAKEFGKKVEVKNMNSIRNVQHAIDHEIERQIIETEKGNVIFSETRTFDAGTGLTYSMRTKEELNDYRYFPDPDLSPLKVSEEWLAKIEASMPELPRDLYNKYTKEFHLSEYDAQVLTDSKDVALYFEEVCKLTKNYKAASNWVMGPVKSCLNELTLSADEFPIPPQVLVELMNLVDDNKISFSTASQRVFPELLKNPNKSALDVAQQLNVIQDSNQDAILPIVDEVIKEFPLKVEEYKNGKKGIVSMFMGEVMKRSKGKADPKVANALITKKLEEV; encoded by the coding sequence ATGGATAAATCAATCAGAGATAAGTATATCGCAGTGATCGGCCTCGAGGTGCATGCGCAGTTGCTGACCAAAAGTAAAATCTACAACAGCGACTCGACAGAATACGGAAGCTTGCCCAACACGAATGTAGGCGTCGTCACCTTGGCGCACCCCGGCACCTTGCCGAGGCTGAACAAGACCGTGGTGGAGTATGCCATCAAAATGGGGTTGGCCTGCCACTCCACGATCACGCGATTCAACATCTTCGACCGGAAAAATTATTTCTATCCCGATCTTCCCAAAGGCTATCAGATCACACAGGATCGCACGCCGATTTGCGTGGGCGGTTATGTGACGATCAATACAAAAGAAGGTGAACGCAATATCGAGCTCCACCGCATTCACATCGAAGAAGATGCAGGCAAGTCCATGCACTTGGCGCAAGAGACCGATACGCTGGTGGATTTTAACCGCGCCGGCGTTCCCCTCATTGAGATCGTGACTCAACCCGACATTAAGACCTCCGATGAAGCTTACGCTTACCTTACGGAAGTCCGCAAGCTGGTGCGTTACCTCGACATCTGCGACGGCAACATGGAAGAAGGCTCGCTGCGTTGTGATGCCAACATTTCCGTCATGCTGGTAGGGGCAAAGGAATTTGGAAAGAAGGTGGAGGTAAAGAACATGAACTCCATCCGCAACGTGCAGCACGCCATCGATCACGAGATCGAACGCCAGATCATCGAAACCGAAAAAGGCAATGTCATCTTTTCGGAGACCCGCACGTTCGATGCCGGCACCGGCCTCACCTACAGCATGCGTACGAAAGAGGAGTTGAACGACTATCGCTATTTTCCCGATCCCGACCTCAGCCCGCTCAAAGTCTCGGAAGAATGGCTGGCCAAGATCGAGGCCTCTATGCCGGAACTTCCCCGCGATCTGTACAACAAATACACAAAAGAATTCCACCTCTCCGAATACGACGCCCAGGTGTTGACCGACTCAAAAGACGTGGCGCTCTATTTTGAGGAAGTGTGCAAGCTCACCAAGAACTATAAGGCGGCATCCAACTGGGTGATGGGCCCCGTGAAATCCTGTCTGAACGAGCTTACCCTTTCTGCGGACGAATTCCCCATTCCGCCGCAGGTGCTGGTGGAACTGATGAACCTGGTAGACGACAATAAAATCAGCTTCTCTACAGCATCACAACGGGTTTTTCCCGAGCTGTTGAAGAATCCGAACAAGTCGGCGCTGGACGTGGCACAACAATTGAATGTCATCCAGGATAGCAACCAGGATGCTATACTCCCCATCGTCGACGAAGTGATCAAAGAATTTCCCCTGAAGGTGGAAGAATATAAGAACGGCAAGAAAGGCATCGTCAGCATGTTCATGGGCGAAGTCATGAAGCGCAGCAAGGGAAAGGCCGACCCGAAAGTGGCCAATGCATTGATAACTAAAAAACTGGAAGAGGTATGA